One Fusobacterium russii ATCC 25533 genomic region harbors:
- the glgA gene encoding glycogen synthase GlgA gives MKILFIAAECAPFVKTGGLGDVIGSLPKALNRENNDTRVILPLYSSIDREKYKIKFLKYIFVTLGWRNLYCGIFEARLNGVKYYFIDNEQYFNRFKVYGEFDDAERFAFFSKAAIEILPYINFKPDIINANDWHTALSIVYLSILKDKRYEYFSNMKSVLSIHNIEFQGKFNSTLLSTLLDIEKKYHNILLYDNDINFLKGGIQVADRVNTVSSTYADELLYPYFAFGMDRILQVERWKLRGIVNGIDYKQFNPEKDEYLYKNYSKKTFKEKIINKLKLQEELALEVNEEIPMIGMVTRLTDQKGINLVLEVAEQIINMGTQLVILGTGDKYYEDRLKELEYRRHDRFRGLIMFSNSMSSKVYAACDMYLMPSKSEPCGLSQLIAMRYGTIPIVNRVGGLRDTVEPFNIEEKTGCGFTFESFNAYDMLYAIRRSLDIYYYEKSSWNKIIKNAMSYNSRWKNSAKQYLEMYEEIAIN, from the coding sequence GTGAAAATTTTATTTATAGCTGCTGAATGTGCACCTTTTGTTAAAACAGGCGGACTTGGAGATGTAATAGGCTCACTTCCAAAGGCTTTAAATAGAGAAAACAATGATACTAGAGTTATATTACCCCTTTATTCCAGTATTGACAGAGAAAAATATAAAATAAAATTTTTAAAATATATATTTGTAACACTGGGGTGGAGAAATTTATATTGTGGTATTTTTGAAGCAAGACTAAACGGAGTTAAATACTACTTTATTGATAATGAACAATATTTTAATCGTTTTAAAGTGTATGGAGAATTTGATGATGCAGAAAGATTTGCTTTTTTTTCAAAAGCAGCAATAGAAATTTTACCTTACATAAATTTTAAACCGGATATAATAAATGCTAATGATTGGCATACAGCATTATCAATAGTTTATTTAAGCATATTAAAAGATAAAAGGTATGAATATTTTTCTAATATGAAATCTGTGTTATCAATTCATAATATTGAATTTCAAGGAAAATTTAACAGTACTTTACTTTCGACTCTTCTTGATATAGAAAAAAAATATCATAATATTTTACTCTATGATAATGATATTAATTTCCTAAAAGGTGGGATACAGGTAGCTGACAGAGTGAACACTGTTAGTAGTACCTATGCAGATGAACTTTTGTATCCATATTTTGCATTTGGTATGGATAGAATTTTGCAGGTTGAAAGATGGAAATTGAGAGGAATTGTAAATGGAATAGATTATAAACAATTTAATCCGGAGAAAGATGAGTACTTATATAAGAACTACTCTAAAAAAACTTTTAAAGAAAAAATTATAAATAAATTAAAACTCCAAGAGGAGCTTGCTCTTGAAGTAAATGAAGAGATTCCTATGATAGGTATGGTGACGAGGTTAACTGATCAAAAAGGTATAAATTTAGTTCTGGAAGTGGCAGAACAAATTATTAATATGGGAACCCAATTAGTTATTTTGGGGACAGGTGATAAGTATTATGAAGATAGACTGAAGGAATTAGAGTATAGACGACATGACAGATTTAGAGGACTTATAATGTTTTCAAATTCTATGTCTTCAAAAGTTTATGCAGCCTGTGATATGTACCTAATGCCTTCAAAGTCAGAGCCTTGTGGACTATCTCAATTAATTGCAATGAGATACGGTACAATTCCGATAGTGAATAGAGTTGGAGGACTTAGAGATACAGTTGAACCATTTAATATAGAAGAAAAAACAGGTTGTGGCTTTACATTTGAGTCATTTAATGCTTATGATATGCTTTACGCTATAAGAAGAAGTTTAGATATATATTATTACGAAAAATCTTCATGGAATAAAATAATAAAAAATGCAATGAGCTATAATTCTAGATGGAAAAATTC
- the glgD gene encoding glucose-1-phosphate adenylyltransferase subunit GlgD gives MNAFCLLFSDSFKNYDIGGLTKNRTLASLPIACRYRIVDFILSNLVKANVPNIGILATNNYNSLMDHVGWGKDWDLNRKNSGLKILPPMAISNTGVARTKFEALSNAIPYIDSMLQDYCILADANIICNIDFKDMLEFHESRNADFTVAYVKRKPKLEESEMIVDDKNRVYSSLYHQYGADYECNTLVKIILLHKNILKDVILKGTSQGWEDLVKDYISKNYNRFNVYAYEIKGYSAVIDSLESYYKFNMDLLDGEIGREIFLSDTEILTRIKDSAPTFYGKNSEIKNSLFADGCHIFGKVENSLISRDVIIEEGAEVNNSILMAGTVVKTGAKLDYVIADKSALITENKILKGDKNCQFTVPKNKII, from the coding sequence ATGAATGCATTCTGTTTATTATTTTCTGATAGTTTTAAAAACTATGATATTGGTGGTCTTACAAAAAATAGAACTCTTGCTTCTTTACCTATCGCTTGTAGATATAGAATTGTAGATTTTATTCTTTCAAACCTGGTAAAAGCTAACGTACCTAATATTGGGATTCTTGCGACGAATAACTATAATTCATTGATGGACCATGTAGGCTGGGGAAAAGACTGGGATTTAAATAGAAAAAATAGTGGTTTAAAAATTTTACCACCTATGGCAATATCTAATACAGGTGTAGCAAGAACAAAATTTGAAGCTTTAAGTAATGCTATTCCTTATATAGATTCAATGCTTCAAGATTATTGCATTTTAGCTGATGCTAATATTATATGTAATATTGATTTTAAAGATATGTTAGAATTTCATGAAAGTAGAAATGCAGATTTCACTGTTGCTTATGTTAAAAGAAAGCCAAAACTTGAAGAAAGTGAAATGATAGTAGATGATAAAAATAGAGTATACTCTTCTCTTTATCATCAATATGGAGCTGACTATGAATGTAACACATTGGTTAAAATAATCTTATTGCATAAAAATATTTTAAAAGATGTAATATTAAAAGGCACTTCTCAGGGATGGGAAGACTTAGTAAAAGATTATATTTCAAAAAATTATAATAGATTTAATGTATATGCGTATGAAATAAAAGGATACTCAGCTGTTATTGATAGCTTGGAAAGTTATTATAAATTTAATATGGATTTATTAGATGGAGAGATAGGGAGAGAGATTTTTCTATCAGATACAGAAATTTTAACTAGAATAAAAGATAGTGCTCCGACATTTTATGGTAAAAATTCAGAAATAAAAAATTCTTTATTTGCGGATGGATGCCATATTTTTGGAAAAGTTGAAAATTCTCTTATATCCAGAGATGTAATAATTGAAGAAGGGGCAGAAGTAAATAATTCGATACTTATGGCAGGAACTGTTGTGAAAACAGGAGCAAAATTAGATTATGTTATAGCAGATAAATCCGCATTAATAACAGAAAACAAAATTTTAAAGGGAGATAAGAACTGTCAATTCACAGTTCCTAAAAACAAAATAATTTAA
- a CDS encoding glucose-1-phosphate adenylyltransferase: MRLKKEIVAMLLAGGQGTRLQILTKNMAKPAVPFGGKYRIIDFPLSNCVNSGISTVGVLTQFMPLELNSYMGNGSPWDLDRMDGGLSILPPYTGGESGDWYKGTSNAIYQNLNYIEQYSPEYVLILSGDHIYKMNYNEMLKFHKKNDADLTIAHIDVALEEASRFGILNTYSDLSINEFVEKPKNPISTKASMGIYIFKWAELKKYLVKCEEMEGTSYDFGKDIIPMMLKEGKKLFAFPFKGYWKDVGTIESLWQANMDLLHNVEGLNIYDPLWRIYCRHYESMPQYIGKKAKLSNSMISEGSIIEGTVKESVISSGVYIEEDAEVYNSVIMKNAHIGKNVKIYNSIIAEDAIIKPGAIVGHENIELGKDMITVVGHKDIVNENEIIKKEI; this comes from the coding sequence ATGAGATTAAAAAAAGAAATTGTAGCAATGTTATTAGCTGGAGGACAGGGAACACGTCTTCAAATTTTAACTAAAAATATGGCAAAACCAGCTGTACCCTTTGGCGGCAAATATAGAATTATAGATTTTCCACTATCAAATTGTGTGAATTCTGGAATTTCAACTGTTGGTGTCTTAACACAGTTTATGCCTTTAGAGCTAAATTCATATATGGGAAATGGTTCTCCATGGGACTTAGATAGAATGGATGGAGGGCTATCAATACTACCACCTTATACTGGTGGGGAAAGTGGAGATTGGTATAAGGGGACTTCAAATGCTATCTATCAAAATTTAAATTATATAGAGCAGTATTCACCTGAATATGTCTTAATTTTATCGGGAGATCATATCTATAAAATGAATTATAACGAGATGTTAAAATTTCACAAAAAAAATGATGCTGATTTAACAATTGCACATATAGATGTTGCACTTGAAGAAGCTTCCAGATTTGGAATTTTAAATACTTACAGTGACCTTTCTATAAATGAGTTTGTTGAAAAACCTAAAAACCCAATATCTACAAAAGCATCTATGGGAATATATATTTTTAAATGGGCTGAATTAAAAAAATATCTTGTAAAGTGTGAAGAAATGGAAGGAACAAGTTATGACTTTGGGAAAGATATAATTCCTATGATGTTAAAGGAAGGAAAAAAATTATTTGCATTCCCCTTTAAAGGATATTGGAAAGATGTTGGTACAATAGAAAGCTTATGGCAAGCAAATATGGATTTATTACATAATGTGGAAGGTTTAAATATATATGATCCACTTTGGAGGATATATTGTAGACACTATGAGTCAATGCCACAGTATATAGGTAAAAAAGCAAAACTTTCAAATTCAATGATTTCTGAAGGAAGTATAATTGAAGGAACAGTCAAAGAATCAGTGATATCATCAGGTGTATATATTGAAGAAGATGCTGAAGTATATAATAGTGTTATAATGAAAAATGCCCATATAGGTAAGAATGTAAAAATTTATAATTCAATAATAGCAGAAGATGCGATTATAAAACCAGGTGCTATAGTTGGTCACGAAAATATAGAACTTGGAAAAGATATGATTACGGTTGTTGGTCATAAAGATATAGTAAATGAAAATGAAATTATAAAAAAAGAAATATAG
- the glgB gene encoding 1,4-alpha-glucan branching protein GlgB, translating into MKKKNKTELAEYFFHEGTNYKSYDYLGAFLKGKKCLFRVWAPNAKKVYVTGEFCDWKPYIYEARKINNNGIYECEIDNVKQFDAYKYVFITKDGRTIYKSDPYAKHFETRPKTSSKVYNLSEYKWNDSNWMKKRKIPYDEAMNIYEVHLGSWLQKENGVFYSYKEIADRLVSYVKKMNYTHIELLPISEHPFDKSWGYQVTGYFAPTSRYGLPEDFMYFVDKCHENNIGVILDWVPGHFPKDESGLYEFDGGYVYEYSSPKKMEHKEWGTRIFDYGRKEVISFLISSAAYWFEKYHIDGIRVDAVSSMLYLNYDRKDGEWEANKYGGEENLEAIEFLKKLNVYTNKTFKGSFMVAEESTAWPKVTHPVEEGGLGFNFKWNMGWMNDSLKYHSQDPFFRKGIHDSMTFSMTYAFSEKYILPLSHDEVVHGKKSILNRAAVDYDKKFPSLRTFLAYMYAHPGKKLTFMGIDIAQFIEWNEEKSIDWLLLDYPIHKLHNKFIKELNKIYATTRSLWENDNNWQGFKWNVVDDSKNNVFAFTRYDKNGNEILVISNFSSQKLLKYKIGVDRRENYKILFNTDAKKFGGTGLINRNIYSIEETWNGFEFHIEINIPPFSTLYIVKK; encoded by the coding sequence ATGAAAAAGAAGAATAAGACAGAACTAGCAGAGTACTTTTTTCATGAAGGAACAAACTATAAGTCCTATGATTATCTTGGTGCTTTTCTGAAAGGTAAAAAATGTCTTTTTAGAGTTTGGGCCCCAAATGCAAAAAAAGTTTACGTGACAGGGGAATTCTGTGATTGGAAACCATATATATATGAAGCAAGAAAAATTAACAATAACGGAATATACGAATGTGAAATAGATAATGTTAAACAATTTGATGCCTATAAATATGTTTTTATAACAAAAGATGGAAGAACAATATATAAATCAGATCCCTATGCTAAGCATTTTGAAACAAGACCAAAAACTTCTTCAAAAGTTTATAATCTTTCAGAATATAAATGGAATGATTCAAATTGGATGAAAAAAAGAAAAATACCCTATGATGAAGCTATGAATATCTATGAGGTACACCTAGGTTCATGGCTACAGAAAGAAAATGGCGTTTTTTATTCCTACAAAGAAATTGCAGATAGATTAGTTTCATATGTAAAAAAGATGAACTACACTCATATTGAACTTCTTCCAATATCTGAGCATCCTTTTGATAAATCATGGGGCTATCAGGTAACTGGCTATTTTGCACCAACTTCAAGATATGGCTTACCTGAAGATTTTATGTATTTTGTGGATAAATGTCATGAAAATAATATTGGTGTCATACTTGACTGGGTGCCAGGGCATTTTCCTAAGGATGAATCTGGACTTTATGAATTTGATGGTGGTTATGTATATGAATACTCCTCACCTAAAAAAATGGAACATAAAGAATGGGGGACAAGAATATTTGATTATGGAAGAAAAGAAGTAATATCTTTCTTAATTTCAAGTGCAGCATATTGGTTTGAAAAATATCATATAGATGGTATTAGAGTTGATGCAGTGTCTTCAATGTTATATTTAAATTATGATAGAAAAGATGGAGAATGGGAAGCTAATAAATACGGAGGAGAAGAAAATTTAGAAGCTATCGAGTTTTTAAAAAAACTAAATGTATATACAAATAAAACTTTTAAAGGAAGTTTTATGGTAGCGGAGGAATCAACTGCCTGGCCTAAGGTAACACATCCGGTAGAAGAAGGAGGCTTAGGTTTTAATTTTAAATGGAATATGGGTTGGATGAACGATAGCTTAAAGTATCATTCTCAAGATCCTTTTTTTAGAAAGGGTATACATGACAGTATGACTTTTTCTATGACATATGCATTTTCAGAAAAATACATACTTCCTCTTTCACATGATGAAGTAGTGCATGGTAAAAAATCTATTTTAAATAGAGCAGCCGTTGATTATGATAAAAAATTTCCAAGTTTAAGAACTTTTCTGGCATATATGTATGCACATCCGGGAAAGAAATTAACTTTTATGGGTATAGATATAGCACAATTTATAGAGTGGAATGAAGAAAAATCTATTGACTGGCTTTTACTTGATTATCCTATTCATAAGTTACATAATAAGTTTATTAAAGAATTGAATAAGATTTACGCTACAACAAGAAGCCTATGGGAAAATGATAACAACTGGCAAGGTTTTAAATGGAATGTTGTTGATGACTCTAAAAATAATGTTTTTGCATTTACACGTTATGATAAAAATGGAAATGAAATTTTAGTTATAAGCAATTTCTCATCTCAAAAGTTGTTAAAATACAAAATAGGTGTAGATAGAAGAGAAAATTATAAAATACTTTTTAATACAGATGCAAAAAAATTTGGTGGAACTGGACTAATAAATAGAAATATTTATTCAATTGAGGAAACATGGAATGGCTTTGAATTTCACATTGAAATTAATATTCCTCCATTTTCAACATTGTATATAGTAAAGAAATAA
- a CDS encoding glycoside hydrolase family 13 protein, with amino-acid sequence MKNVIYNPLKNKHPIGAIKNNDNMKIDLYIKSEIPVKDLCFVIFNDKTEHNRLKYRMNFQEFINGHSLYSIELPTFEIGLYFYYFEFYENNKIKYVINNNFDAEINDYIFTWQLTVYDKNFKTPEWVKGGIMYQIFPDRFKKDINYIPKQPRNIEERRIHSEWGDTPNSSLDTYNYSAKDFFMGNLTGILNKKDYIKKLNVDMIYLNPIFESSENHRYSTADYFNIDPYLGTNEIFKRFCKEFEKIDIDIILDGVFSHTGSDSIYFNKYNRYSEVGSFNSTESKYYSWFKFTNYPNNYESWWGFDNLPTLHKENKEYISFICQPEVGVLNYWQNMGIKGWRIDVLDEFPDVFIDELRKSVKTKDRDAFIIGEVWEDATTKFSYNKRRRYLLGRQVDSVMNYPWKNAIIAFLKNSDARTFSREIMSIVNNYPAPALDTLMNLLSTHDTERIITVLGTDVSKIKFEDSKDFRLSAKEYEQGKFLLKFASFLQFTLPGIPSIYYGDEIGMQGLKDPFNRACFELEKADLEILKHYTELSIFRKKYKNNFRTGFKLDYISDKVISYYRNNILCIINLSSKPIILEHILHGEWLFGNKKVFFTDYGAIIAAKSYNAIKRG; translated from the coding sequence ATGAAAAATGTAATCTATAATCCTTTAAAAAATAAACATCCTATTGGAGCAATAAAAAATAATGATAATATGAAGATTGATCTGTATATTAAAAGTGAAATTCCAGTAAAAGATTTATGCTTTGTTATCTTCAATGATAAAACTGAACATAATCGTTTAAAATACAGAATGAATTTTCAAGAATTTATAAATGGTCATTCTCTATATTCCATAGAACTTCCTACTTTTGAAATAGGTTTATACTTCTATTATTTTGAATTCTATGAAAATAATAAAATAAAATATGTAATTAATAATAACTTTGATGCTGAAATAAATGATTATATTTTTACTTGGCAGTTAACGGTTTATGATAAAAATTTTAAAACTCCTGAATGGGTAAAGGGCGGTATAATGTATCAAATATTCCCAGACAGATTTAAAAAAGATATAAATTATATACCTAAACAACCAAGAAATATAGAGGAAAGGCGGATACATTCAGAATGGGGGGACACTCCAAACTCTTCTTTAGATACATATAACTACTCTGCCAAGGACTTTTTTATGGGAAATTTAACCGGTATTTTAAATAAGAAAGATTATATAAAAAAGTTAAATGTGGATATGATATATTTAAATCCAATTTTTGAAAGTTCTGAAAATCATAGATATTCCACAGCTGACTATTTTAATATAGACCCTTATTTGGGAACCAATGAAATTTTTAAAAGATTCTGCAAAGAATTTGAAAAAATAGATATAGACATTATCTTAGATGGAGTTTTCAGCCACACAGGTTCAGATAGCATATATTTTAATAAATATAATAGATATTCTGAAGTAGGATCATTTAATTCAACTGAATCAAAATATTATTCTTGGTTTAAATTTACTAACTATCCTAATAATTATGAGTCATGGTGGGGCTTTGATAATCTTCCGACACTACATAAAGAAAATAAAGAATATATAAGTTTCATCTGCCAACCTGAAGTAGGTGTGTTAAATTATTGGCAAAATATGGGAATTAAAGGTTGGAGAATAGATGTTTTAGATGAGTTTCCTGATGTGTTTATTGATGAACTTAGAAAATCTGTTAAAACAAAAGACAGAGATGCTTTTATAATAGGGGAAGTTTGGGAAGATGCAACTACTAAATTTTCATATAATAAAAGAAGAAGATATCTACTTGGAAGACAAGTAGACTCCGTTATGAACTATCCTTGGAAAAATGCAATTATTGCTTTTCTAAAAAATTCTGATGCAAGAACTTTTTCAAGGGAGATAATGAGCATAGTTAATAATTATCCAGCTCCGGCATTAGATACTCTGATGAACTTACTTTCAACTCATGACACTGAAAGAATAATTACAGTATTAGGAACAGATGTATCTAAAATAAAATTTGAAGATTCAAAAGATTTTAGACTGTCTGCTAAAGAATATGAACAGGGGAAATTTTTACTTAAATTTGCTTCATTTCTACAATTTACTCTACCTGGAATTCCATCAATATATTATGGAGATGAAATTGGTATGCAAGGTCTAAAAGATCCTTTTAATCGTGCTTGTTTTGAACTTGAAAAAGCAGATTTAGAGATATTAAAACATTATACAGAGCTTTCTATATTTAGGAAAAAATACAAAAATAATTTTAGAACCGGCTTTAAGCTGGATTATATATCTGACAAGGTCATCTCTTATTATAGAAATAATATATTATGTATTATTAATTTGTCTTCAAAACCAATAATATTGGAGCATATTTTACATGGTGAATGGTTGTTTGGAAATAAGAAAGTCTTTTTTACTGATTATGGTGCTATAATTGCAGCTAAATCTTACAATGCTATAAAAAGAGGTTAA
- the malQ gene encoding 4-alpha-glucanotransferase, translating into MRKAGILLPIFSLPSDYGIGSLGKEAYNFIDFLVRTGQSVWQILPLTSTNPDDFYSPYKTNGAFSGNYDFIDIDLLIEDGIVNKDFLETINLKNFVSDLRYIDYEKVRNLKEIIFSEAFKNFNDKNLNKKSEFEIFEKENIFWLKDFCSYMALKELNLLDLPRISNLNPLLRKKYNEIFSYHKFLQFLFYKQWFSLKKYANDRGIEILGDIPMYVSDESSDFYFNKKIFLTDKNDEILSIAGVPPDDFSTEGQCWGNPLYDWEYLEKDNFSWWIKRIKKSLELYDILRIDHFRAFESFYSIDRKTRDAKNGEWIKTPGKKFFEILKKELPNAKIIAEDLGIITDEVTELLEYTNYPGMKVIQFAFSSDCNNMNLPHKFYRNTVAYTGTHDNATLAEWLLTAPHNAVEYAKQYLRLESYEKYTEGFIRAVIGSCSDLAIVPLQDWLDFGAWARINIPSTTKFNWRFRFLKEDFTEDLEKYISYVCGLYGRYKVR; encoded by the coding sequence ATGAGAAAAGCAGGTATTTTACTTCCTATTTTTTCCCTACCATCAGATTACGGTATTGGCTCTTTAGGAAAAGAAGCATATAATTTTATTGATTTTCTAGTTAGAACCGGTCAGAGTGTATGGCAAATTTTACCATTGACATCTACAAATCCTGATGATTTTTATTCTCCCTATAAAACAAATGGAGCATTTTCTGGAAATTATGATTTTATTGATATAGACTTGTTGATTGAAGATGGTATTGTAAACAAAGACTTTTTGGAAACAATAAATTTAAAAAACTTTGTAAGTGATTTACGTTATATAGACTATGAAAAAGTCAGAAACTTAAAAGAAATTATTTTTAGTGAAGCATTTAAAAATTTTAATGATAAAAATTTAAATAAGAAATCTGAATTTGAAATATTTGAAAAAGAAAATATTTTTTGGCTTAAAGATTTTTGCAGCTATATGGCTTTAAAAGAATTAAATTTACTTGATTTACCAAGAATTTCAAATTTAAATCCACTCTTAAGAAAAAAATATAATGAAATATTTTCTTATCATAAATTTTTACAATTCTTATTTTATAAGCAATGGTTTTCCTTAAAAAAATATGCTAATGACAGAGGCATAGAAATCTTGGGAGATATTCCTATGTATGTTTCTGATGAAAGTTCCGATTTTTATTTCAATAAGAAAATCTTTTTAACTGATAAAAATGATGAAATATTATCAATAGCTGGAGTCCCACCTGATGATTTTTCAACTGAAGGTCAGTGTTGGGGAAATCCACTTTATGACTGGGAATATTTAGAGAAGGATAACTTTTCTTGGTGGATAAAAAGAATTAAAAAATCTCTTGAACTGTATGATATTTTAAGGATAGATCATTTCAGAGCCTTTGAAAGTTTCTATTCCATTGATAGAAAAACAAGAGATGCTAAAAATGGTGAATGGATAAAAACACCCGGAAAAAAATTTTTTGAAATTTTAAAAAAAGAGCTCCCTAATGCCAAAATTATTGCAGAAGACTTGGGAATTATAACTGACGAAGTTACTGAACTTCTTGAATATACTAATTATCCGGGTATGAAGGTGATTCAATTTGCTTTCAGTTCCGATTGCAATAATATGAACCTACCTCACAAATTCTATAGAAATACTGTTGCCTATACTGGGACTCATGACAACGCGACATTAGCTGAATGGCTATTAACAGCACCACACAATGCAGTTGAATATGCAAAACAGTATTTACGCCTTGAAAGTTATGAAAAATACACAGAGGGCTTTATTCGTGCTGTTATCGGCTCTTGTTCGGATTTAGCTATAGTTCCCCTTCAAGATTGGTTAGATTTTGGAGCTTGGGCAAGAATTAATATTCCTTCAACTACAAAATTTAATTGGAGATTTAGATTTCTAAAGGAGGACTTTACTGAAGATTTAGAAAAATATATATCATATGTTTGTGGACTGTATGGAAGATATAAAGTGAGATAA
- the glyA gene encoding serine hydroxymethyltransferase, whose protein sequence is MEYLKNADLDIYNAIVAEKKRQEEGIELIASENFVSKAVMEAAGSVLTNKYAEGYAGKRYYGGCINVDIVENLAIERLKKLFGAKFANVQAHSGSQANTAVYVALLEAGDKILGMSLNAGGHLTHGYKINFSGKNYIGLEYGLNSETERIDFDEIRRVALKERPKLIVAGASAYSRTIDFKKFREIADEINAFFMVDMAHIAGLVATGEHPNPIEYADVVTSTTHKTLRGPRGGIILTNNEEIAKKIDRTIFPGIQGGPLMHIIAAKAVAFKEALNPDFKEYQRQVVKNAKAMADELVAGGLRIVSGDTDNHLMLVDLRAKGVTGKLAEEVLEKSGITCNKNAIPNDPEKPFITSGIRLGSPAITTRGMKEKEAREIAKMIIKVLENPNDENIISEVRNQVIELTKKFPLYI, encoded by the coding sequence ATGGAATACTTAAAGAATGCTGATTTAGATATTTATAATGCAATTGTTGCCGAGAAGAAAAGACAGGAAGAAGGAATAGAATTAATAGCTTCGGAAAACTTTGTTTCTAAGGCTGTAATGGAAGCCGCAGGCTCTGTTCTTACTAACAAATACGCTGAGGGGTATGCCGGCAAAAGATACTACGGTGGTTGCATAAATGTTGATATAGTTGAAAATTTAGCAATAGAGAGATTAAAAAAATTATTTGGTGCAAAATTCGCCAATGTTCAAGCACACTCAGGTTCGCAAGCAAATACAGCAGTCTATGTTGCTTTACTTGAGGCAGGTGATAAAATATTAGGAATGAGTTTAAATGCCGGAGGGCATTTGACTCACGGTTATAAAATAAATTTTTCTGGTAAAAATTATATTGGGTTAGAATATGGTCTAAATTCAGAAACTGAAAGAATAGATTTTGATGAAATTAGAAGAGTTGCACTGAAAGAAAGACCTAAATTAATAGTTGCCGGTGCTAGTGCTTATTCGAGGACAATAGATTTTAAAAAATTCAGAGAAATAGCAGATGAAATCAATGCATTTTTTATGGTGGATATGGCACATATAGCTGGTTTAGTTGCTACAGGTGAACATCCTAATCCTATAGAATATGCAGATGTTGTTACCTCTACAACTCATAAAACATTAAGAGGACCTCGTGGTGGAATTATCTTAACTAATAATGAGGAAATAGCGAAAAAAATTGACAGAACTATATTTCCTGGTATACAAGGTGGACCTTTGATGCATATCATTGCTGCAAAAGCTGTAGCATTTAAAGAAGCATTAAACCCTGATTTTAAAGAATATCAAAGGCAGGTAGTGAAGAACGCAAAAGCTATGGCTGATGAACTTGTTGCTGGTGGATTAAGGATAGTGAGTGGCGATACAGATAATCATTTAATGTTGGTTGATTTAAGAGCTAAGGGAGTTACAGGAAAGCTTGCTGAGGAAGTATTGGAGAAATCAGGAATTACTTGTAATAAAAATGCCATACCTAATGACCCTGAAAAGCCATTTATTACAAGTGGAATAAGACTTGGAAGTCCTGCTATTACAACAAGAGGAATGAAAGAAAAAGAAGCTAGAGAAATAGCAAAAATGATAATAAAAGTTTTAGAAAATCCAAATGATGAAAACATAATCTCAGAAGTGAGAAATCAAGTTATTGAATTGACTAAAAAATTTCCACTATACATTTAG